Genomic segment of Arachis stenosperma cultivar V10309 chromosome 4, arast.V10309.gnm1.PFL2, whole genome shotgun sequence:
TTTAcctagatttttttattaatgaaaACTGAAAACTATGAGAATCAAAGACTAGAGTGTTTTGTAAGGGCTAAATGTGGATAAGATATTCTCTCTTCATCTGGATTTTATGCTAATCACTAGAGCTATCCCTGTATGATATATTGTTGAAGTTCTTGATATGATTTGTTTGCATCATTTCAAATCTCATGTTACATGTTGGGTCAAACTAAATGCATTAGGTGTTGTTATATGATGTTCAAGGTCAAGGATTAAAAAGAAACTGACATGGCTTAGATAATATGATGCAGGATGGTGTAAGATTATTTGTGGGTCTGCCTTTAGATGCAGTTTCTAAAGACTGCAATTCACTAAACCATGCTAGAGCAATTGCAGCTGGTCTAAAAGCTTTGAAGTTATTAGGAGTTGAAGGTGTTGAGCTCCCTGTTTGGTGGGGAATTGTTGAGAAAGATGCTGCAGGAAAATATGACTGGTCTGGCTATCTTGCTATTGCTGAGATGGTTCAGAAGGTGGGTCTTAAGCTCCATGTGACACTTTGCTTTCATGGATCTACAAAACCCAATATCCCCTTGCCCAATTGGGTTACCCGGATTGGCGAGTCTCAACCCAATATTTACTTCAAGGATCGGTCAGGACAGCATTACAAAGAGTGCCTGTCGCTGGCAGTTGATACTCTTCCTGTTCTTGATGGGAAGACTCCAATTCAAGTGTATCAGAGTTTCTGCAAGAGCTTCAAGTCTTCGTTCTCTCCCTTCATGGGCTCTACAATTACGGTAAGATTTTTGGATCCAACAACTATGTGATCAAATATCCAATTTAAGATTAGTATGTATGGTGACAAGGTTGTAATCAATATCTTTAAATATTGCAGGGCATATCGATGGGTTTAGGACCAGATGGCGAGCTACGTTATCCGTCTCACCATCGTCTCTCAAGTGATGGTAAAACTCAAGGAGTTGGGGAGTTCCAGTGTTATGACCAAAACATGCTCAGCGTTCTCAAGCAGCATGCTGAAGCATCTGGAAATCCTCTATGGGGGCTTGGTGGCCCGCATGATACCCCTACCTATGATCAGCCACCGTTCTCCGGTTTCTTCATGGATGGGGCTTCTTGGGAGTCTCCATATGGGGACTTCTTTCTTTCATGGTATTCCAAACAGCTTATGGCTCATGGAGATAGAATCCTTTCATTAGCTTCTTCAACTTTTGGTGACACTGGAGTGACAGTATATGGAAAAATTCCACTTATGCACTCTTGGTATGGAACTAGATCCCATCCTTCCGAGCTAACAGCAGGGTTCTATAACACGGCTAAGGGGGACGGGTATGAGCCAGTGGCCGAGTTGTTTGCTAGGAACTCATGCAAAATGATACTACCTGGAATGGACCTGTCCGATGCATACCAGCCAAATGAAACCCGTTCAAGCCCTGAGTTGCTTCTTGCACAAATCATGGCAGCTTGCAAAAAGCATGGCGTGCAAGTTTCCGGTCAGAATTCATCCGAGTCTGCAGTTCTGGGAGGTTTTGAACAAATCAAGAAGAATTTAGGAGGAGATAATGTATTGGACTTGTTCACATATCAAAGAATGGGAGCATATTTCTTTTCTCCAGATCATTTTCCATCATTCACTGAATTTGTGAGGAGCCTTAATCAACCGGAACTGCACTCTGATGATCTACCAATTGCGGGAGAAGAAGAAGGCACTCAATCTATGATTACGAGCCAAGAATCAAGCGTTAGCATGCAAGCAGCCTAAGCAATATTGTGACTTTGTGATGTTGATAGTCTCATGTATATATACCAATTTATTATTCCTGCAACAGATTTGAGGACAGCTTATTTTGTAAGATGAGTGAGTGAGGTTGCCTATTTATTTATAACCTCAACAAGCTTAGTTCCGTCACAATTATGTGTCTTGTAAAATAGTCAAGGTGAATGTCAAATGACCTTGCTAGtcaatatattattatttagcTTAAAAACATTTTATATGGTAGAAGTAATACTTTATCTTCACTAATGTGGTTACCTTCTCTCTCTCATTCATAATGTGTTTGATTTTGATGTGATCTTCACTCTAATACAAAATCTTTGTTCACCTCAACATTTTGTTGGATGTATTTTTGGGGATTCAAATAACATTGCTCTACTGGGAAGGTGAGGAGGGAGCAATACTTTTACAAAGAAGGGAGAAGCACTTGTGTCTTGTGATAGCCATGACATGACAATGTTATCCAATGAATTAGACTTAAATTTAAGGTCCATAACAATCTCAATCTATTACAGGGAAGCttatagaagaagagaaggttGCAGATGAACACTGATTCAGAGAGTCAGTGAGAAGCACCAAGAGAAAATTTTCTGGCCTGTCTCTCTGTAGGTAGCAAATAGGGGTGTCAAATGGACTAAATGGCCAACCCAACATGGGTAATCAGGTTAGACCCATTAAAGATTTCATTTTTACAAACCTATTTTTGGAGCAAAAATCCGCCTATTTAAAGCAGTTAAAACAGGTCATCCTGATGGACTCGACTCATTTTGAAAACCAAAGTTTGTCTGTCTCCTCATGTCTTTCTTATTTGCATGTTAACTGCTTTTATTGATGTTTTGATAAGCATAAATGTAATGGTTGTAATCTGAACATGTTGAATAGTTGCCTTTCACAACGAAGTGCATAATATATTATTAAGTAGCCAACTACTTAATGAAAAGAGCTGAATTCTTTAATGCTCTTGATAACTCATTGCTATTTCTCAGTTGTAACAGCTAAGAATTTCTAAGGCATAACATCAAAGTAGAGGAAACAACTTTTTGAAATTGTGCTCTTGCACACTTAATATGTTCATATGAGAGGATGAAGTCAGGGCTATCCAAAGTTGCAGCAGTTACTCCTACTAACATAATAATCTCAACAGATATCA
This window contains:
- the LOC130974264 gene encoding inactive beta-amylase 9, yielding MEISVIGSSQAKLGMPELGNRELGFINLKDGFRVSNDRVCFGKNIRWKKAGMRFTLRAIQSEPVQAEKHSGAGRRSKSDGVRLFVGLPLDAVSKDCNSLNHARAIAAGLKALKLLGVEGVELPVWWGIVEKDAAGKYDWSGYLAIAEMVQKVGLKLHVTLCFHGSTKPNIPLPNWVTRIGESQPNIYFKDRSGQHYKECLSLAVDTLPVLDGKTPIQVYQSFCKSFKSSFSPFMGSTITGISMGLGPDGELRYPSHHRLSSDGKTQGVGEFQCYDQNMLSVLKQHAEASGNPLWGLGGPHDTPTYDQPPFSGFFMDGASWESPYGDFFLSWYSKQLMAHGDRILSLASSTFGDTGVTVYGKIPLMHSWYGTRSHPSELTAGFYNTAKGDGYEPVAELFARNSCKMILPGMDLSDAYQPNETRSSPELLLAQIMAACKKHGVQVSGQNSSESAVLGGFEQIKKNLGGDNVLDLFTYQRMGAYFFSPDHFPSFTEFVRSLNQPELHSDDLPIAGEEEGTQSMITSQESSVSMQAA